A part of Mustela erminea isolate mMusErm1 chromosome 9, mMusErm1.Pri, whole genome shotgun sequence genomic DNA contains:
- the LOC116600120 gene encoding uncharacterized protein LOC116600120 codes for MSPRFILEIKTEGQTAAWPGPAHRTSAAKLLYRGDPHFSQALRSPFAQPCLPQLLLVPGLAPWASGASSGARDAATFSGAGEELPTGSENVVPQSQPSRRLSFPPLGDRRRCTGRGHQQAAWSKPRCAKVETAPGNHRIARRRPQEDDGRWGRRRELPVPASGPKLIPPQYYVKRMEGPCPPAGPDLRVMGSSPARASVLGVESAGGSPRPCRRPLPCSLSVSLSLE; via the exons ATGAGCCCCCGCTTCATACTGGAGATCAAGACAGAGGGACAGACTGCCGCCTGGCCCGGCCCGGCCCACAG GACCTCAGCAGCGAAGCTGCTGTACCGCGGGGACCCTCACTTCTCCCAAGCGCTCAGAAGCCCCTTTGCTCAGCCCTGCCTCCCACAGCTGCTGCTTGTGCCGGGCCTGGCGCCTTGGGCCTCTGGGGCTTCATCAGGAGCCAGGGACGCAGCCACCTTCTCTGGCGCAGGAGAGGAACTCCCCACAG GTTCCGAGAATGTCGTCCCTCAGTCTCAGCCAAGCCGGAggctctcctttcctccccttgGGGACCGGAGAAGATGCACGGGCCGCGGGCaccag CAGGCAGCCTGGAGCAAGCCTCGGTGTGCGAAAGTGGAGACAGCCCCGGGAAATCACAGGATTGCCCGGAGACGGCCACAGGAAGATGACGGCCGGTGGGGACGCCGGCGCGAGCTACCCGTGCCGGCGAGTGGTCCCAAACTCATCCCTCCGCAGTATTATGTGAAGCGCATGGAGGGGCCCTGCCCACCggctggtcctgatctcagagtcatgggatcgagccccgcgcgGGCCTCTGTGCTCGGCGTGGAGTCTGCTGGGGGTTCCCCTCGCCCTTGCCGgcggcccctcccctgctcgctctctgtctctctctcgctagaataa